In the Pseudodesulfovibrio sp. S3 genome, CCCAGTGGATTCGGGACACATCCGCTTGGGTAGGCAAAGCCGTGGAAGCGGGGCTTCCCTTGCTCGGCATCTGCTTCGGGCATCAGCTCATGGCCGATGCCCTGGGCGGCAAGGCGGGATACCACCCCAACGGACTGGAAATAGGCACCGCCACCGTGACTCGCACCGAAGCATCCGACAACGACCCAATATTTTCCACCCTGCCCAAGGTTTTTCCCGGCCACGTGACCCATTCCCAGACCGCACTGGAAATCCCCCCCGGAGCCGTACTCCTGGCCACCGGCAGCCATGACCCGCACCAGGCCTTTCGAGTGGGCGAAAATGCCTGGGCCGTGCAGTTCCACCCCGAATTCGATGTGGCGGCCATACTCCATTACATTGACCTGCGGGAAGAAACCATTGCCGAACAGGGGCTGAACATAGACACCATCCGCAAGACCGTGAAGGAAACGCCGGACTCGGCGTCAATACTGAAGCTGTTCGCCGACTATTGCCGGAGCCTATGAGCAGGAACTCATCACCGCCCCGAGCAGGATCAGGCACAGAACAAACCAGAAGATCGCTTTAGCGAAGGAAAGAACACTGTTCACACACCCCCTGATAATCGTGGGCCTGCATTCGCACCCCGCATCCAGCCATTCCGTGCTGTCGTATCGATATTCCACATGAACCTTGCTTCCCTCGGGAACGTGCACGGCCACGTTTTCACCGTCTGACACGGTGATGCATATGTCCTGCTTCTCTTTGGGCATGGGCTGCTCCTGACCAAAGCATACACCCGATACCGGAAGAGGGTCAAAGGAACGTTGCCATCATCGACAGGCGGCTGTCGAACCAAACACACTTGCCTGATTTCCCCTGCTCGCGTAAGGGACGGAATATGAAGCATTTTTTCTTCCTGCTCGCCATTGCCGGTCTGGTTGTCTTCTGGGGAATGGGCACAAACATCCCCAACCGCCTGTTCTGGAACAACCTGGATGTGACGGTCACGGCCTACAACTCCACCCGCGCCCAGACCAGCGGCAACCCCAATGTGGCCGCCTGGAACAACCGGCTCAAGCCCGGCATGAAATGCATCGCGGTTTCGCGCGACCTCATCCCCATGGGGCTGGACAACCAGACCGAGGTATATATCGAGGGGCTGGGCGGCCCGTACCTGGTACTGGACAAGATGAACCGGCGTTTCAAGCACCGCATCGACGTCTACTTCGGCAAGAACGTCAAGGCCGCCCGCGAGTTCGGCGAACGCAAGGCCACCATCTACTGGCGCTAGACCGCCCCACTCTTGATCATACTTCCTTGAATCCGGCCAGATCCGGGGCGGTCATGGACGGCAGGAATTCCACTATGTCGTATTCGGCCACCCCCTCCCGAAGGAACGGATCCTCGGCAATGATCCCTTGGACCTCGGCCAGGGAACCGGCCCGGGCCACGATGACCCCGCCCGTACGCGGCTCCCTGCGGCCCGAGAACAGGAACTGCCCGGATGCATAATGCTCTTTCAGGTAGGTGATATGGGCTGGTATGAGACGGTCGATCTCGGACAGCGGCTTGACGTAGGTGAGGTTGAGGATGAACATGCGGCAGTCTCCTTTTTTACTGATGCTATTTCAAGGCAAGGGGGGGGGCCGCAGGGTCAATCATGAGCGGGACGGCCGACCCCGTGATTTCTCGCCGGATATTCGATGATCCCCTTGTGGTCGTCGATGAAGGATGTAGCCCCGTAGGTTCGGACAGGCAGTCCACAGGCTTTGCCCGAATCGGCCGGGATCAGGCAGTGACAGGCCTGGTTTTCCTTGCCCAGGATTTCAATGATCGCCGGGCACGGACGCGGGAAATCGACCTTGACGACGTCGATCATCCCCCTGACTTCGGGATAATAACTGAGCCGTCCTTCCAGGATCGCGCATTCCGGTCAGCAGAGAGGACCGCCCATGCCGTGCATGACCCCCCAGGAAGGGTGAAAAGAATGTCCTTCAGACATCCATCTCATCGGAATAGAACGTCTTTTAAAACACAACCCCCGCTTTCCGGCAACAGAAAAGGCCCCGAAAACATGCTCGGGGCCTTTGGTTTTCCGTATGCAGGACAGTTACATCTGGGCCAGGGCCTCTTCGGGAGTCAGGGACTCCAGGTTGAGGGCCGCGCCCACGGCCGGGCAGGTCAGCTTGCCGTTCCAGGTGTTCAGACCGAGCGCCAGACCCGGATCGTCCTTGAGGGCGGCCAATCCCTTGGCAGCCAGACGGAGGGCATAGGGAGCGGTCTGGTTGACCAGGGCAAAGGTGGAGGTACGGGGCACTGCACCGGGCATGTTGGCCACGCCGTAGTGGACCACGCCGTCCACGTCGTAGACCGGATGGTCATGGGTGGTGGCATGGATGGTTTCCACGCAACCGCCCTGGTCCACGGCCACGTCGACGATGACCGAACCCTTCTTCATGAGCGGGATCATGTCCTTGGTGATGAGGTTGGGGGCCTTTGCGCCGGGCAGGAGTACGGCACCGATGACCAGGTCGGCGCGGGCAACCATCTGGCGGATGTTCGGCTCGGTGGACATCATGGTGGTGATACGGCCCTGGAACACTTCGTCCAGGTACTGAAGGCGCTGGTGGGAAAGATCGAGAATGGTCACGCGGGCGCCCATGCCCATGGCGATGCGGGCCGCGTTGGTGCCGACCACGCCGCCGCCGATGACCAGCACTTCAGCCGGATACACGCCGGGCACGCCGCCCAGCAGGATGCCCTGACCGCCCTGGGTCTTCTCCAGGTAGTGCGCGCCCACCTGGGTGGCCATGCGGCCGGCCACTTCGGACATGGGGGTGAGCAGGGGCAGGGTGTGGTCCGGGGACTCGACGGTCTCATAGGCGATGCCGGTGGTACCGGACTCCAGCAGGGCGTGGGTCAGGGATTCGGCGGCAGCCAAATGCAGATAGGTGAACAGGAGCAGCCCCTTGCGCAGGTACTTGAACTCGGACTCCAGCGGTTCCTTGACCTTGATCACCATCTCGGCGGCCCAGGCCTCTGCGGCGGAAACCATTTTCGCGCCCGCAGCGGTGTAATCGGCATCGGCCAACCCGCTGCCCAGGCCTGCACCGGCCTCGACCAGCACTTCGTTGCCCTGGCGAACCAGGGATTCAACAGCGCCGGGCGTCATGGAAACACGATTCTCCAATGTTTTGATTTCTTTCGGGATACCTATAATCATCTGCTGCTCCTTTGGAAAAACTTTCCGCCCGAAACCGGCGGGAACGTTATATGGTGAAAGTGTCGACCACGGCGTCGGGCAACAGAAGCCACTTGCGCCGGGATTTCATGACAACAAAGGACTCGGAGGCATTGATGCCGCCCACCTTGGACAGATCCTGATTCAGAAATTCATAGAGGTCGTCCATTTCGTCCTGACAAACGATCTCCACGAAGATATCGTAGCGTCCCGTGACCACCGCGCACCAGTTTACGCGCGGCAGGGAGCCTATCTGGTCCAGCTTCTCGCCGAGCTGCTCGTGGCTCATCAGGCTGATGCCCACCAGTGCCACGGTCAGTCCCTTGACTCTTGAAGGGTTGACCAGGCCGGCCACCTTGAGGGCCCCCGCCTTGATAAGATTTTGCATGCGCGAACGAACTGTGGGAGCGGTCACACCCGTGGCCACACCGATCTTGCCCGGTGACAACTGCCCGTCGCGAGTCAGTTCGGCCACCAGCCGCTTGTCTTGGGAGTCCAAAGCATTCTTCATTTTGTTGCTCTAGTTTTTCTATTTTGAAAACTTGATATATTTTTTTTATCTAAAAAGTAAAAATGTTGTCAATAATATTTTTAAAAAATTCTCTTTCGGCGTGAAGAAAGAGCCGGACACGGGTGGCCGTCGTCAGAAGAAAGGATCCCGGTGATCAGGAAGTCAGGCTGCTGATGAAAAGCGCGGTGCCGAACAGGCCGATGGCCCCTGCTCCGCAGACGGACAGGGCCGCGTACATGACATTGAAAACCTTGCGGTTGCGGCCTGACAGCGTGAGTGTGGCGGATCGTGTCGAGACAGCAGCCCAGGCGAACAGGGTCGTGGTCAGCCCCATGCCCGCCGCCATGACGACCAGGGCGAGCAGCCCGATCCAGAAGATGTTCAGACCGATGGAGAAGGCCAGTATGACCGCGGCTCCGGGACAGGGAATCAGCCCGGTGACAAAGGACACGGCCAGGATGGATTTCACGTTGCCGGAGCCGTCCTGATCCAGCTGATGATCGCAGGACGGGTCGGCCAACATGCCCCCCTTGAGCACGTCGCGAACGGCCTTGATCAACAGGAACAATCCCATCAGGGCCAGGAGCGCGTAGCTGGCGGGTTGCAGGGCGCGGCTGGCAGCGGCGAATCCGCCCATGCCCGTGGAAAAAACCAGGTAGGCGATGCCCACTGCCACCGCCGCCGATCCCATGTGGACGAAGGTAATGGCGTTGCCCATGAGCGCCCCGTGAAAGAACGATCCGGGATTGCTCAGGAAATAGGAGCAGACCACGGCCTTGCCGTGTCCCGGTCCCACGGCATGGACCACACCGTAAATAAAGGCCAATCCCAGGAACATCCACAGGGCCGGGCCAAAGGGGTCATCCTTGAGCTTCATGCCGAAACCGTTGAGGCGCTGGGTGAGCTGCTTCTGAGTGGACCGCACCATGTCCATGGCCCTGGTCATGAGGCCGGGCGCTTCAACGGTCTGGAGAGACACGGCCTGGGGTGCCGTATCGGAAGAAGCGGACACGCTCAGATGCACGGCATTGGGAACGATGTATTGCCAATAGGTATGATCCTTGGCGGGCTGAATGGAGTGACTGACCTGGATCAAGCCGTTCACCTCGAAACTGATTCCGCCCTCGGCGTACACGACATCGGAATAGTATTCCTTGTCGAACACGGCCATGCGGAAGCCCTGGATCTCGGCAAGAGGCAGGTTCAGGGGAACATCGAAGTCATAGACCAGGCGATCACCGGCCAGGGAGGCCTTGAATCCCCTGGCCTCCGTCACCGGAATACGGCGGCCCCCGGTCTCGATGAGCGTAAAGTAGCCGTAGTTGGCCAAGTACTCGAAAGCCCCCGTGCGGATTGTTTCCTGGGCTTCCGGGGAATTCAGGGTCGCGGCATCCAGTTCCAGCTCGCCCAGTATGGCCTGGGTGAATATCTCGTCAAAGAGCCAGTTCTGATGCACGCCGGTCAATCCTGTGTCGTCCAGCCTGAACAGCAGGGAGACATCCACAAAGACATGCGGATGAGCCGATGCCGGGACAGGCAACAAGGCCAGGCAGAGTGTGACCAGCAGGGAAAGGGTGACCAGTGACGTGCGCATATTCGTTGCCCGGAGGAATACTGGAGAGCCGTGGAGAATGCAAGACCGGTCCATGGCGTCTTGTGTTGAATCATAAAAAACAGGCTGACCTGTTGATTTTTATGTCGATGCATCATATCTGATACGCTCTAATCGACTATCAGGATTCATTCATGATGCGTTATTATCTGTTCTTCCTCTTGAGCTTGTGCCTGTTCCCGCTGTCGGTTTCCGCGGAGAGCCTGCATATCGCGACCATCGACTTACCGCCCTACGGCTTTCTCGACGGAAAGGAGGCAACAGGACTTTGCTACGAACTGGGCAATGCCATTGCCAGGGAGGCCGGTTTAGAGCCTGAGAACCAGCTTTTGCCCCTGGCAAGGGGCATGAAGAATATCGCCAACGGCAGCGCGGACATGATCATCATGCTCCCCAATAAGGAAATCTCCGTTAGTGCTGACAATCTCGGCCCCATCCTGCCCTCGGAAATTGTTGTCTTCGGGCTGGCTCAAACGCCCCTGCGCACCGTCAAGGATCTCAGGGGCAAGGTCGTTGCCTTCGTGCGCGGGTCAAGGTATTTCACCTGTAATTTCAGCGAAATAGGCGCAATACTGTACCCCTTGCATGGGTATGAGCAAGGCCTCAAGATGCTTCTGAACAAGCGGGTTGATGCGGTCATGGGACCCAAATTGGGGCTGTACTATACGGCCCAAAAGACGGGATTGCCCCGGCGCGCCTTTGGCAGGCCACTCACACTGTGCGCGGCCCAGGGGAGCGTCTTCCTTTCAAAGAAAGTGGACAGTGCAGTGGCCGCAAGAATCTCGGCCGCAGTCGAACATCTGGTCAAAACAGGCCGGGTGCAACAACTCATCGACAAGTATTCCCTAGAACAAAGATGACAGCGGACGAGGAGTGGTGTAAAAGGATACGTCTACGAGAAGTGTTTTCGTGGCGATTCAATTTCCCCTTTTTTTCGGATAGCAGATGTACGCAGACCAACCCAAGAGAACCCGGCCTCTCCTGACCAGCAGATCCATCTCGCGGGACCTGACATTCAGCCTGGTGGTCATCGTTCTTGTCATTGCTACGGCCATGGGCGGCTATATCTATTGGCAACAATCCGAGGAAATGTGGGATACCGCCGAGAAAAAGGGAGAGGACACCATCTCCAGCGTGGCGGAGATCCTGGCCGTACCCATCTGGAACCTGGATTATGACAACGCCAGGCTGATCGGTTCCGTTTACACGCACGACGACATGGTCCAGGGGATTCGCATCTTCGGTTCGCGCAACGAGGTCGTATTCGCCCACGAAAAGTACTCGGGGGCCCCTCCTGATTTCAGCAACGAACGCGCCATCGTCTTCGAGGGACGCACCATCGGCCGGGCAGAAATCGATTTCACCCTGGCCCGTGACAAGAAACGCCTTGACGAGCAGATGCTCGTTTCCATCATCATCATAGTGGTCTCCATTTCCGTCATCCTGGCCATTACCGGCCTGCTCCTGCGCGTATTCCTGAACAAGCCGCTCATGGTCCTGCAATCGGGCATCGCCCGCGTGGCAAAGGGAGATTTTTCCTATGATTTCGGAGAGGTCTACCATGCCGAACTGCTGGAGATAGCCAAACGATTCCGGCGCATGTCCATCGAGATCGAAGGCCGCGAAAACAAACTCCAGACCATGAACAAGACCCTCCAGGACGCGGAGGAGAAGTATCGCGGCATTTTCGAGAATGCCATCGAAGGCATTTTCCAGGCCACCCCGGACGGGGTACTGCGCCGGGCCAACCCGGCCATGGCCCGTATTTTCGGTTACGAATCCCTGGATGAATTCCTGTCCAACGTGCGTTCATTAAGCTCCCGTATCGTGGTCAACCCGGAACACATGCAGGTTTTTTTCGA is a window encoding:
- a CDS encoding Lrp/AsnC family transcriptional regulator; translated protein: MKNALDSQDKRLVAELTRDGQLSPGKIGVATGVTAPTVRSRMQNLIKAGALKVAGLVNPSRVKGLTVALVGISLMSHEQLGEKLDQIGSLPRVNWCAVVTGRYDIFVEIVCQDEMDDLYEFLNQDLSKVGGINASESFVVMKSRRKWLLLPDAVVDTFTI
- a CDS encoding DUF3088 family protein, producing MLEGRLSYYPEVRGMIDVVKVDFPRPCPAIIEILGKENQACHCLIPADSGKACGLPVRTYGATSFIDDHKGIIEYPARNHGVGRPAHD
- a CDS encoding glutamine amidotransferase; protein product: MTKFLIIKTGGTFEDYAAEQGDFEHWTAEGMGLDSGQWECVDVQSGERLPTPTGYIGCAITGSHDMVTDNAQWIRDTSAWVGKAVEAGLPLLGICFGHQLMADALGGKAGYHPNGLEIGTATVTRTEASDNDPIFSTLPKVFPGHVTHSQTALEIPPGAVLLATGSHDPHQAFRVGENAWAVQFHPEFDVAAILHYIDLREETIAEQGLNIDTIRKTVKETPDSASILKLFADYCRSL
- the ald gene encoding alanine dehydrogenase — translated: MIIGIPKEIKTLENRVSMTPGAVESLVRQGNEVLVEAGAGLGSGLADADYTAAGAKMVSAAEAWAAEMVIKVKEPLESEFKYLRKGLLLFTYLHLAAAESLTHALLESGTTGIAYETVESPDHTLPLLTPMSEVAGRMATQVGAHYLEKTQGGQGILLGGVPGVYPAEVLVIGGGVVGTNAARIAMGMGARVTILDLSHQRLQYLDEVFQGRITTMMSTEPNIRQMVARADLVIGAVLLPGAKAPNLITKDMIPLMKKGSVIVDVAVDQGGCVETIHATTHDHPVYDVDGVVHYGVANMPGAVPRTSTFALVNQTAPYALRLAAKGLAALKDDPGLALGLNTWNGKLTCPAVGAALNLESLTPEEALAQM
- a CDS encoding DUF1007 family protein, which produces MRTSLVTLSLLVTLCLALLPVPASAHPHVFVDVSLLFRLDDTGLTGVHQNWLFDEIFTQAILGELELDAATLNSPEAQETIRTGAFEYLANYGYFTLIETGGRRIPVTEARGFKASLAGDRLVYDFDVPLNLPLAEIQGFRMAVFDKEYYSDVVYAEGGISFEVNGLIQVSHSIQPAKDHTYWQYIVPNAVHLSVSASSDTAPQAVSLQTVEAPGLMTRAMDMVRSTQKQLTQRLNGFGMKLKDDPFGPALWMFLGLAFIYGVVHAVGPGHGKAVVCSYFLSNPGSFFHGALMGNAITFVHMGSAAVAVGIAYLVFSTGMGGFAAASRALQPASYALLALMGLFLLIKAVRDVLKGGMLADPSCDHQLDQDGSGNVKSILAVSFVTGLIPCPGAAVILAFSIGLNIFWIGLLALVVMAAGMGLTTTLFAWAAVSTRSATLTLSGRNRKVFNVMYAALSVCGAGAIGLFGTALFISSLTS
- a CDS encoding 3D domain-containing protein gives rise to the protein MKHFFFLLAIAGLVVFWGMGTNIPNRLFWNNLDVTVTAYNSTRAQTSGNPNVAAWNNRLKPGMKCIAVSRDLIPMGLDNQTEVYIEGLGGPYLVLDKMNRRFKHRIDVYFGKNVKAAREFGERKATIYWR
- a CDS encoding YciI family protein, translated to MFILNLTYVKPLSEIDRLIPAHITYLKEHYASGQFLFSGRREPRTGGVIVARAGSLAEVQGIIAEDPFLREGVAEYDIVEFLPSMTAPDLAGFKEV
- a CDS encoding transporter substrate-binding domain-containing protein; its protein translation is MMRYYLFFLLSLCLFPLSVSAESLHIATIDLPPYGFLDGKEATGLCYELGNAIAREAGLEPENQLLPLARGMKNIANGSADMIIMLPNKEISVSADNLGPILPSEIVVFGLAQTPLRTVKDLRGKVVAFVRGSRYFTCNFSEIGAILYPLHGYEQGLKMLLNKRVDAVMGPKLGLYYTAQKTGLPRRAFGRPLTLCAAQGSVFLSKKVDSAVAARISAAVEHLVKTGRVQQLIDKYSLEQR